A window of the Meiothermus sp. CFH 77666 genome harbors these coding sequences:
- a CDS encoding FAD-dependent oxidoreductase: MERAHLLDRLASETFDILVIGGGASGAGVALEAASRGLKTALVERYDFSEGTSSRSTKLIHGGVRYLEIAIKTLDRVQLNLVRDALHERAIMLKNAPHLSRPLWLLTPLYRFWEAPYYYTGLKIYDLLAGKARLQPAQYISVKGTLERFPLVNPEGLKGAVAYQDGQFDDARFNVELALTAAQQGAVVLNYAEVTGLLKQNGQLSGVVVKDGLGGREIEVAARVVVNTTGPFSDAIRRMDDPHTPPLLKASSGIHIVLDKKYSPPDTGLLIPKTEDGRVVFVLPWQGGTLVGTTDEPAQVVDHPKATEEEIGYVLRQVKPYLGEIPRASVRASWSGLRPLVSRPEADTARLARDHLIQKSASGLLTLTGGKWTTYRKMALDLVNYAIRQFGLQAGPSRTEQIPLLGGQGFEPEGAKKLEQLGFPPDVAEHLHRAYGARAQAVAQIAAEGYQARLAVEWPYLEAEVIYAARHEMAYTPLDVLARRTRLAFLDTLAALAATPRVAELMGQELGWDSERVGLEQEKARTQILNAI; this comes from the coding sequence TCATTTGTTGGATAGGCTGGCCTCTGAAACGTTCGACATCCTGGTTATTGGGGGAGGCGCCAGCGGAGCCGGGGTGGCGCTGGAAGCGGCCAGCCGGGGGCTCAAAACTGCCCTGGTGGAGCGTTACGATTTTTCGGAGGGCACCTCGAGCCGCAGCACCAAACTGATTCACGGCGGGGTACGCTACCTGGAAATTGCCATCAAGACCCTGGATCGGGTGCAGCTCAACCTGGTGCGCGACGCGCTGCATGAGCGGGCCATCATGCTCAAGAACGCGCCCCATCTTTCCCGCCCCCTGTGGCTCCTGACCCCCCTGTACAGGTTTTGGGAAGCGCCTTACTACTACACGGGGTTGAAGATCTATGACCTCCTGGCCGGCAAAGCCCGTCTGCAACCCGCGCAGTACATCAGCGTCAAGGGAACCCTGGAACGTTTTCCATTGGTCAACCCCGAGGGTTTGAAGGGCGCGGTGGCCTATCAGGATGGGCAGTTTGACGACGCTCGCTTCAATGTGGAGCTGGCCCTCACCGCAGCGCAGCAAGGGGCGGTGGTGCTTAACTACGCAGAAGTGACCGGGCTGCTCAAGCAAAATGGCCAACTATCGGGGGTAGTCGTCAAGGATGGGCTGGGAGGCAGAGAAATAGAGGTGGCTGCGCGGGTAGTGGTCAACACCACCGGCCCCTTTTCCGACGCGATTCGGCGCATGGATGACCCCCACACTCCCCCTTTGCTCAAGGCCAGTTCGGGTATTCATATTGTGCTGGACAAGAAGTACAGCCCTCCTGACACGGGCTTGCTGATTCCCAAAACCGAGGACGGGCGGGTGGTGTTTGTACTGCCCTGGCAGGGTGGAACCCTAGTAGGCACGACCGACGAGCCGGCACAGGTTGTAGATCACCCCAAAGCAACGGAAGAGGAGATTGGCTATGTGCTCAGACAGGTAAAGCCCTACCTGGGGGAGATTCCCCGGGCGTCTGTGCGGGCTAGCTGGTCGGGCCTGCGCCCGCTGGTTTCGCGCCCCGAGGCCGACACCGCCCGGCTGGCCCGCGACCACCTGATTCAGAAAAGCGCTTCGGGCCTACTCACCCTGACGGGGGGCAAGTGGACCACCTACCGCAAAATGGCCCTGGATCTGGTGAACTATGCCATTCGGCAGTTTGGATTGCAAGCCGGCCCCTCCCGCACCGAGCAAATTCCGCTTTTGGGTGGGCAAGGTTTTGAGCCTGAGGGAGCGAAAAAACTCGAGCAACTAGGCTTTCCCCCCGATGTGGCTGAGCACCTGCACCGCGCCTACGGCGCCCGCGCCCAGGCAGTGGCCCAGATTGCGGCGGAAGGCTACCAGGCGCGGCTGGCGGTGGAGTGGCCTTACCTGGAGGCTGAAGTGATTTATGCAGCCCGCCACGAGATGGCTTACACCCCCCTGGATGTGCTGGCCCGCCGCACCCGGTTGGCGTTTCTGGATACGCTGGCGGCCCTGGCAGCCACCCCGCGGGTTGCTGAGCTTATGGGCCAGGAGCTGGGTTGGGATTCAGAGAGGGTAGGCCTCGAGCAGGAAAAAGCAAGAACCCAGATCCTGAACGCTATCTAG